One Spinacia oleracea cultivar Varoflay chromosome 4, BTI_SOV_V1, whole genome shotgun sequence DNA segment encodes these proteins:
- the LOC110792848 gene encoding uncharacterized protein: MAIQDSESDNSHNNNNNGGNVDNCDPFFIANSDNPTSSLVAAVFTGVNFMRWSRNVKCALVDKNKERFINGEITKPAVNHKDYMKWKRADFMVVSRILSSMNHELADDFGYIDTAADLWRELNERFGQSNGPLIYQLKKEIENLTQQNMTIVTYYGKLKKLWDEMKNLRAFSSCTCGAMMQCSCQFLKKIAEFEEEDKMMQFLLGLNGGFDSTMTNVLSMDPLPSINRVFSITQQIEKQKELSGGNAESNAMTSSAMAAQAHRGIQSQFQKYNAGSGKKDWKEIKKEKMNRSCTHCKGKGHTADQCFKLIGYPEWYNSIKAYKSNGTTGNRLAAHVNYTADIGDEPLGNTDNENGMVDNEMLNAICQEVMKVMKGKQAQGTEASGAHCSYVNYAGIISHSFNCAVTKLHDECLWIVDSGACDHMTYDDTILTNIRTLTNPIKVGLPDGSQLTVDTIGDTALSNQLVLHNVLLVKDFKHNLLSVGRLIEHSGVQVLFTGTRYTFQDPASHELLGAGKRTNGLYYFVLPSHAGSSKGIALQQQSCNTVEHVHDTNVVMLPHKTATSNAPLPLLLCASCFSFVFLAFSSLGCFNFHTAPPPRCHQRPRPCRPPLHGG; the protein is encoded by the coding sequence ATGGCAATTCAAGATTCTGAAAGTGATAAttcacacaacaacaacaacaatggagGTAATGTTGATAACTGTGATCCGTTTTTCATTGCTAATTCAGATAATCCTACCTCTTCATTAGTTGCTGCTGTATTTACTGGTGTGAATTTTATGAGATGGAGTAGaaatgttaaatgtgctttagTAGATAAGAACAAAGAAAGATTTATCAATGGTGAGATAACAAAACCTGCTGTAAATCACAAAGATTACATGAAATGGAAACGTGCTGATTTCATGGTGGTTAGCAGGATATTGAGTTCCATGAATCATGAATTAGCAGATGATTTTGGTTATATTGATACTGCTGCTGATTTGTGGCGTGAACTGAATGAGAGGTTTGGTCAATCTAATGGTCCACTGATTTACCAATTGAagaaagaaattgaaaatttaacTCAGCAAAACATGACTATTGTTACTTACTATGGGAAATTGAAGAAATTATGGGATGAAATGAAAAATTTAAGAGCATTTTCTAGTTGCACATGTGGTGCTATGATGCAGTGTAGCTGTCAGTTTCTGAAGAAGATTGCTGAGtttgaagaagaagataaaATGATGCAGTTTCTACTTGGACTGAATGGTGGATTTGACAGTACTATGACTAATGTTCTTTCCATGGATCCCTTACCTAGCATCAACAGAGTATTCTCAATTACTCAACAAATTGAGAAACAAAAAGAATTGAGTGGTGGTAATGCTGAGTCCAATGCTATGACTAGCAGTGCTATGGCTGCTCAAGCTCACAGAGGGATACAATCACAATTTCAGAAGTATAATGCTGGTTCAGGAAAGAAAGACtggaaagaaataaaaaaggagAAGATGAATCGAAGCTGCACTCATTGCAAAGGGAAGGGACATACTGCTGATCAGTGCTTCAAGCTCATTGGCTACCCTGAGTGGTACAACTCTATCAAAGCTTATAAGAGTAATGGCACTACTGGAAACAGACTTGCAGCACATGTTAATTACACTGCTGACATTGGTGATGAACCCTTGGGCAACACAGACAATGAAAATGGGATGGTGGACAATGAAATGCTGAATGCTATTTGCCAAGAAGTTATGAAAGTGATGAAGGGCAAACAAGCACAGGGCACTGAGGCAAGTGGAGCTCATTGTTCTTATGTCAATTATGCAGGTATAATTTCCCACTCTTTTAACTGTGCTGTGACTAAGCTGCATGATGAATGTTTATGGATAGTTGACTCTGGTGCATGTGATCATATGACATATGATGACACTATCTTAACCAACATCAGAACTCTAACTAATCCTATCAAAGTTGGTCTTCCTGATGGTTCTCAACTAACTGTAGACACCATAGGAGACACTGCCTTAAGCAATCAATTGGTTTTGCATAATGTGTTGCTGGTTAAGGATTTCAAACATAACCTTTTGTCTGTTGGTAGATTGATAGAACATTCTGGTGTTCAAGTTTTATTTACTGGAACTAGATACACTTTCCAGGACCCTGCTAGCCATGAGTTGCTTGGTGCTGGAAAAAGAACAAATGGTTTGTACTATTTTGTTCTGCCCTCTCATGCTGGTTCTTCCAAAGGTATTGCCCTCCAACAACAAAGCTGTAATACAGTAGAACATGTCCATGATACCAATGTTGTTATGCTACCACATAAGACAGCTACTAGTAATGCTC
- the LOC110792854 gene encoding probable protein phosphatase 2C 60, translating to MLSGLMNFLRACLWPVSDPSIHAGSDSSGRQEGLLWYKDTGQHVNGDFSMAVVQANSLLEDQSQLESGSLSSLDSGPCGTFVGVYDGHGGPETSRYINDHLFPHLRRFATENHCISADVIRKAFQATEEGFLSVVSRQWPMKPQLAAVGSCCLVGVICTGALYIANLGDSRAVLGRLVKATGEVLAVQLSTEHNACLEAVRQELQSTHPDDSHIVVLKHNVWRVKGLIQISRSIGDVYLKKAEFNREPLFAKFRLREPFKRPILSADPSILVHELQPHDQFVIFASDGLWEHLSNQEAVDIVQNNPRSGSAKRLVKSALQEAAKKREMRYSDLKKIDRGVRRHFHDDITVIVVFLDSNLVSRATSGSKGPQVSVRGAGVTLPSNTLAPS from the exons ATGCTATCAGGGTTGATGAATTTTCTGAGGGCCTGTTTGTGGCCAGTTTCGGATCCTTCAATCCACGCGGGTTCGGATTCGAGTGGGCGTCAAGAAGGGCTATTATGGTACAAGGATACTGGGCAACATGTTAATGGTGATTTCTCAATGGCTGTTGTGCAAGCCAACAGTTTGCTTGAGGATCAAAGTCAACTTGAATCAGGCAGCTTGAGTTCACTTGATTCTGGTCCATGTGGTACTTTTGTGGGCGTCTATGATGGGCATGGTGGCCCGGAGACTTCGCGTTATATCAATGATCACCTCTTTCCTCATCTCCGCA GATTTGCTACAGAAAATCATTGCATATCTGCAGATGTAATTCGGAAGGCATTTCAGGCAACAGAAGAAGGATTTTTGTCTGTTGTAAGTAGGCAATGGCCAATGAAACCCCAACTTGCTGCTGTTGGATCATGCTGCTTGGTAGGAGTCATATGTACCGGGGCCCTTTATATCGCAAATCTTGGTGATTCTCGAGCTGTTTTGGGGAGACTTGTCAAAGCAACGGGAGAAGTTCTTGCCGTCCAGCTCTCAACAGAGCACAATGCATGTTTAGAAGCCGTGAGACAGGAACTGCAGTCAACACATCCTGATGATTCACATATTGTCGTGTTAAAGCATAATGTTTGGCGTGTGAAGGGCCTTATACAG ATTTCTAGATCTATTGGAGACGTATATTTAAAGAAGGCTGAGTTCAATAGAGAACCTCTTTTCGCCAAATTTCGCCTGCGGGAACCTTTCAAAAGACCGATATTAAGTGCAGACCCATCAATTTTAGTTCATGAGCTGCAGCCACATGATCAGTTTGTAATATTTGCTTCAGATGGACTATGGGAGCACCTTAGCAATCAAGAAGCTGTCGATATTGTGCAAAATAATCCACGAAGT GGAAGTGCTAAGAGATTGGTAAAATCTGCACTTCAAGAGGCGGCTAAAAAGCGAGAAATGAGATATTCGGATCTGAAGAAAATTGACCGTGGGGTTCGACGTCATTTCCACGACGACATCACTGTGATTGTAGTATTCCTGGACTCAAATCTCGTGAGTCGGGCTACTAGTGGATCTAAGGGCCCACAAGTGTCGGTTAGAGGAGCTGGGGTTACCCTTCCTTCTAATACTCTAGCACCCTCATAG